ATTTTTAGTAGCCTAATGATCTTCAGGTTTTGCCCTTTATAGACGATCCCTTCGGTCTTGTCTCAGCCGGTTCCGCATGGGCCTTGATTTGTGGAAAATTAAGTTCAAGTTCATTGTTTACGTTACATAGAATGAGGTTCATTTGTGTTATAAGAATGTTCAGCTCACTAGTTATGAGTCCGGGAATCTGCATCTATAAACCAATGTTTAAGGAGCTAGTCTCAAACTCAGCCAGcagaacattaaacatgaagtgCTCGTCCGAAAtggttttgcgagataacgcaaaagcttttaaaaatatttttctcttccctctcattttttccaccaccatgtccctaaaAGGGCTCCGTAGTTTACTGTGAGACTGCTAACATGTattaacacacatacagttgaaGTCAAAAGTTTTCATCCCACTTGTAGAATCTGTAAAATGCTGAACACATGAAATAATGTTGGTGTaagttgttattgttttgttcataaatctttttttagtaaTGTCTTTCAGAatctatacacacacatatatgtttctccagaaatgaaatatatagaaaaaacattttcagaggttAACACAcacttgactttaaatgaaacGTGTTTCCTTCATGAGCATCACTGTATGTGTCTGAATGGATCTGGATCTTTTTCTGAAGATCAGTGGATAGTTTAATGACTCAAGACAAACAAGAAAACCTTCAACAACTCTGACAAAACATacaaactgtcattgattgttcaGGTCAcatcaacatcatacagtattaagaatcagggaCATGTGAACTTTTGAACTGGGCTATTTTGAggattctgttattattctttggtgtgaactttataaaaaaatattttctttcctaAAATAACTTGTTCAGGATAGgcctgaataaaaaataaaccttcattttcaaaattcatCTGATTTTTCCCAAAATGTTCAGCATTTTCCAGATTCTGTAAGAAGGATTTAAACCTTTGACTTCAACTTTACATACTTTGCTAATATCACTTTGAACACAACAGTCCAATAGACGATTCATTTATCAGTGTTATGATAATGGACATTTTTGGTCTCATTGTCGATTATTTTagaattttagattttttgcacattAATATGTAAGCTGGAACatcatgtctgttttttgtaattatcTCATGGAATGACTTTATACTTTCTTAGTCTTgccaactttttttcaataaagtaGTTAATGTTCAATCCATCAGATGAAATGATGACAAGCATTCTGTTACAGCCCTCCACAGTTATTCATCTAAGGGTGTGAAAAATGGAcgaacataaaagaaaaagccGGTCTGTAATGGATAATAGATCTAAAGCACCTCTTTGAAAAACTGAGTCAAGTTAACCGGGTTATgagcataaataataatgttttaatatcaAGTAAATTAAATGGTTTCTATTGATGCAGTTGTCATCAGTTCAGTCATCTTTACATTCAGAATTTCTCAAGTCAGTATTTAGTCCtgagattttgttttgtatgataattttataattgaatactaAGATTACAATCCTATAGACAGTTTGTAGTGCTGATGTATATCCATTGGAAGATAGATATGCAATAATATAATGTGATTAATTGTCATTTTCTTGTcaatttattttccttattaAATACATAGATTTTCTGATGTCtttatcaaatgtattttctgtacagctgctgtgtaacaatgcaaaactgttaaaagtgttttagaaataaatgtgaatttaactGATGTTTTATTGTCTTCTCATAATCTCACAAAAGCTTCGGCTCAGTGACGCTGGTGTTAGGAGTGAGACTTTATCGTTTCTTTTTTCTAATGATCATATGTTTTTGAACAATTCACATCCCACAAATTCATAAGATTTAGCACctcataaaatatgtataattccCATGAGATCATACTGGTTTCTCAAGAACTTTCATCATAAAACTCAGAAACACAATGCATTTAAACTGCATTAAAATAAGCTTTTATatatggttttaaaaataactacttatattacacaaaacacTACATTACACAAACCTGaatgtatgcatttatgcaCTGAACACCtgcatttatttcattgtttatgaATGAATTATTGTGAAACATTTATAGGATAAATCAGAGTTATGGGCATTAAGATTCTTATCTCACGTCATGACGGCGTCAGTTCACATCAAGATAATAAGATTTATGAGGTTTTATGGTCTGCTCAGTTAATAAAGTAACTCTGTGTCTCTATCAGGTGATGAATCAGTAAATCATGTTCACGGGTTCAGACGCTGATAAAGATCCTATAGATCACTTCACATTGACACACTGATGATTTATTTTCCTGTGACCACAAACAATCACCTGTAACAGCTGTAGATCTAAAACACTTTAATCATCTGATCAAACTTTCACTTACCTGCAAATTTTCTTAACACGGAAGTcactaaaaacacacagacagtatTGAGTTATACAGAGTCCATAACACAATTATACTTAAGATTGAAAacccaaatataaaatgtttaataatgtataaataataaaattaataaagagATTAAAATCAATTCACCACTTTCTACAGTCCTCCGTAGTGGCTCACGCTCTGAAGAAAattgaatgaaaagaaaatactgaattaaaatattgaaaaagaaaaaacataaacatgtacaaacataaacatttcaattagatttaatattttaatcattaaatacCAAGTTGACCAAACAACAACTTATCAATCACTTAAAAAGCCAAGAGATAAAATTACCATTCTGTATTCTCTGGTCTTCACTCTGtattctctgtttctctctctgtattctctggttctctctctgtttctttctctgtagttctgaagagaaaacatcattgaaattatatatttttgacttaACAACAGGAATAACAAACAAACcctttgtttttcagatttGCTCTCATGTGATGATGGTGTTTGTAAATTGTCTTGTATTGATCCTGTATGTCTTGTGTTCAGTTTAGTTTCCAGCACAGATCATAAAACTTGAGAAGTgaaatatctcaaatgtgtgtttaactgaaGATAAGATGAATCTAAACcttaagtagtttttttgaaACTAtaacaaacatcattcacacaCGATCCATGAGATGCTCAATCTCGACATAAACAACATTTCTAACTAACTACAGGTTAAacactatatacagtatttatatatattaaatatgatgAAACACATGAATGTTACCTCTCTGTTTCCAGACAAACACAGTGATCAGTATTCCAGCGATCACACAGAGAACAACAGCAACTGATATCAGAATCACTGAAGATCTCCACGAGTGAAACATTTTACCTGGAAAACAAAACTGAGACTCACTGTATACAGTCTAAAATAACTCAAtgtttcattataaatataaacaattacacaatattttagtGCCATTTTACATGTAAACGCAAGTGCTGTACAGATTATGTTTCACAACAACAAACATGTACAAAAGATCTAAAGCTGTCTCTTAATGTCAGGAACCCTCAGATATCAACATCATCAATAGACCTCTAAAGATAGATGTACATGTTTATATATGAGCACTCATTTCTAAGCAAAAGATCAAAATAACATCACTGAGACTCCTGAAACCTCTTTAACTAATGTCAGTGATTATATTGAGTTAAATGATgaatatgttcatgtttctactGCTTCAGATGATCATGAGATCAGAGGAAATACAGAACAGAAATCTGTACTCACTGGATGGGATGATCTCAGCCTCCATCATGTGATGATTCATTCTGACTCTGCAGTAATATTTAGTGTCAGTGTTATATACAGTGATCTTGTGTTTCACACTGAATCCATCTGTgtcatctctgtgtgtgtctggagaTTCAGATGTTAAAGTGACTCCTTCACTGTTCAGCCACACAAGATCAGGTTTAGGGTTCCAGCCTTTAGATTCACACTGTAGATGAAGACCACCAGAACCATCAAACCCATCTACAGTGATGACTGGAACACTGCCTACAGCTACACATGACAAGAATGaaacaatgtttgtttattgtgttttctgaCAACAAACGTTTGTGAACTTATAAAACCTTTGTTCTTCTaacaacagaaaaacagagaCTGTCCCCCAATAATATGAACCTGTAGGTTGTTTGTAGAAACATCTTATCACGACCAACAGTTCCATCTTAAGGATGAGCACCCTTCAGCAGCACCAGCTTATTATCattaactttattaatatttatgcttTTACAGGTATTTTGGatcccctaaccccaccctaaatctaaacacaacacaagagtGAAAGTTGATcaaaaaacagtatttaataCAACAACTTGTGTTTCAAACCTTCTGAACTGAAGATTCATATTTAACTTTATATGAAGATATCTGTGAATGCAGCACATCAGTCAGATCTTGTTCAAATATTCAGACTTCATGATGCAATCGGTCACGAGCTACACAAGAGTCAATAGGTTTGTTCGACAATGTCGGTTGTTGCAGTGTCACATGTATTTGAGCACAACAAATGCTATTTCACAATCACTACTGATGCATCACTTCATCTGACGGTAATTTTAAACGTGTGTTTCAACCAGAAGTTTACCAGATCTGAAGATTTACTGAGGATGGTGTTCACTTTAGCACAATTTCATAAAATTTCattgtaatatacattttcatgataacaGTATACAACGTACTGCTGCCGTCAGTAGAGAAGCTAATTCAGTAAAAGGTCCAGTGCATCACATTAAGGTAAAACATGACTTTTCTTGTCATATGGGTTGGAGGACAGATTGAGAAAAACACTAGAAACAAAATCATTatatcagtgtttgttttcagtggttttgttcacCTTCAACAGCGACTTTAACAGCGATGTCATCACTCCAGGATTCAGACTGAATGTAACACTTGTAAAGTCCTTCATCAGAGATTTGGACTCTTGAGAGTTTGAGTGATGTGTTTCCTTTCTCTAGTTCTTCTTTAAACACTTGAGTTCTTCCTCTGTACGACTGAAGCTGATCTGTGTTTATGTCTTTATGATCTTCATACCGATGAACTATTGAACCTTTCAGATCAAATCTGAACCACTGGACTCTCATGTTCACAGCACTGATGTTGGGTTTGATAGAACACGGCAGAATCACATCTTCACCAGATACAGTCATCACAGATGAAGGTCCCACTACATCAAAATAATCTGATAGAAGAGACAGAAAACATGTCTGAACTCTTACAGAATGTCATTGAGGTTTTGTGGTCTTAAAGAAACcatgaaaaaaatcatctttacTGCTTGTTTTCTTCGTAtgaaaaatatctgttttaacACTGTTTGACTCATCATAATGAGTTAAGATGTTAAACACTTCAGTTTGTTATAATGTGTGTATTATCACCTGCTCTTGAATCTGTTATTCCAGCAAAAACCAGCAGAATCACACAAATGAACTCCATCACTCCAAAACAAATCTGCTCAAAAACATTATACAACAAACACTGTTTAcacaaatacaacaataaaCCTTTTTACATAATCACATTCACATACAATAAAACTGATCAAAATGTAATTGACTtgtatgaatatgaaatatttccTTGCAGGAAAACATGAGGTGGATCACTGAGATGAGGCTTAAATAAAATGGTGTTAGTCAATAATAACCTTAGTCATCAACtaacttattttatgtttattcatttattgacACTGTTAGATTCTCATCATCATCCAGTATGACAGTCGGCAGCAGTGACTTCTTTCTGTAATGCTTCATGTTTTTCTCAACACTGATCACACGATCACAAAAACATGTGCAGTCATTCAAATATGAACATCATTTGTAATATGAATTGAGTTCTTGATATGAATTTATTCACAGATAGTAAGACGCCCTTCGATGAATATTTTGAGGAAAGAATGATCGACGGCTTCATGTCAGTGAGGAAACACAAGACCAGAAAAAGACGCCACGTTTAAGATAGAAAAGATTGTGAAGTTGTATATAATCACACTGCACAGATCTGTGTTGTTTattaatgtcattttcatttaatctgtttCTTACCTTCAGCTCAACATTTGATGTGTTTACAATCGTCTGAAGTGTGAGAATAAATTCTGTCGATGAGAGTTTTGGTGAAGTTGAACAggaacacttttattttcactttctcTTCTCACCTGAAGTGTTCACGGCTCCTCCTTCACTATTCATCTACTGTAACAAACAGGAAACTGAAAAGAATTACATGACTGACATCTCCTGACAGAAGCAGATACTCATACTCTTAATGATTCAGTGCTCAGTGAGTTATACGACTATAAAATAATGAAGCAAACTGAAACTGGATTTTTGGCTTGCAGCTGGTGAGATTAAATGGAGGAAACACAGACATATACAGTAAGTTTCTGTCTCGATatatcaaacacacattttaaaagaagtAAGGACAATTGATTGACAGCAAATCTAGTAAATCAATAAATTTACAATCGCAAAAGTAAAGTACACAATATCATGTAACTTCTCATGAAAACACAGAATacattatacaaaatgtttagtTATAAAATCTTACAATCGTTTattaagtaaatgcattaactgcCGTGTACAGTAACTGAATGTTTCACATCATAAGAGCGCTCAAAAGATACAACGCTGATCCATCTCACCTCCTGTTTCAGctttataacacaacacaaatgttaaaacaaaacagtttcagaacattaaaaacagatcaaCGAACATCTTTAACACTAAATGATATAGTCTACTGTAGGTaagatagaaataaataaataagatctGGAAGTACTTCTGAGTCAGTGTTGTTTATGCACAAAGCTCAGCCATCAAGAGTCACTTATGAAAACTTCTGTGTGTCTGGATGAATCACTGCTGTGTAGTTgtgttaaataattaattcagtaatatattatttgataAAATGGTTTTCCAGTAAATCAATATCAGATCTCATGTTTAGTAGAAAAAGGAACAAATCTTCCAACCCATACGACAGAATCTTATAGTGAACATATTGTGTCTGTAATCTTCACGTCCAGTGCAGACGTTACACTTCATATAAAAGTATTAATGAATTCAAAGGATGTATTTAACTAATATTgctaaagtaaaaaatattcaataagATGACAACTTTATATAAGCTTGAATTGAAATTAGGTTTTATTCTCTTTCCTTTTgcaaataacttttaataacattaaacaatgaCTTGAGGGGAAATCTTCAAAGAGAAACTTATACAACTGTTATTTGTAGAACTTGAAATAGTAAATGATGTGAGTGTGACATCTGCAATACCCTCGCGCTCCACAAGAGAGCACTCTCCCCATCATCCAGACCTTCAGTAATCACTACATTTCCCAGAACCCGTTTCCCAGACTCACTGAACACTGATCATTCTCACCTGTGTGTCATTACATCTGTCAATATTAGATGGGTAATATCATTCTGTCATTGATAAGTCTTGTTTAGTATTATTTCTGCATTTCTGAGAATTCTTTATAATTTCTTGTATAACCCTTATGTGACGATTCAATGCTGAATACAATATTGGCTGATTTGTGGTTTTGCATTGTTTGTATCAAAGTCTGATCAATATTCTTACATTCAAGCACTGTAGTTTTGTcagtaaaaaaacatggttcTCTTCATCCACATGAGATAAAATCTagcattttttcataaattattacaaaattatacccttcacacacacagcctATTTATCAGTTGTTGTTCCACTGTTATGTACGTTATGTTTTGCTCCTTTGTTCCCTGTGCCTTGTTTTTAGTGTGTTTTGTGagatttattaaatgtatgctGCGTTTGAATCCTGTCTCTTTGCTTCGTGCATGACACTAACTGTAAATTGtggaatataaataatataatcttGGAACTTGTTCAGGATCATGCCATCAGGTTCCACACATTAGCAACCATGATAGGATAGAATGAGACAGTCACAGCTAAACCCTCAGCTTCAACTCCATCTGGCCAGCAGTGACGACTCAATATATGaacatttccatataaatgtatttaagattGTGTGTCTGTccccaaagtgagtaaagaAAGTTCAGCTCTCTACATTCCATCTTGATGGATTTGTGTGggttgctatggtcaccagagaCATGGTCCTGCCTTGGTGTTAGTTACAGATTGGGGTTGACCCCCTGGGGACTAGGTTGCTGCTTGAGTGAGGGGtgttattgtattatttgacaaatattacTAGTTTTTCGCGTGTCCGTGTGTACATATTAGATATCAATGATTGTCTGGGTGCATGCATTAAATTACCATTTATTGCGTCTGCTTGACTGGTGCGTTATTGGACCAATCACAAAAGAGAGAACGATGAGTCATCAGGAACCCAATTTGATTGGTCACACCTCCCCACTACGAGTGAGACAATCGTGCCAAAACTGTAAGCGCAGCTACAAGCAAGACGTTTTTCTTCATAGAAATTCTCCGGGACGGACTTTAATCACTCTGCAAACATTTAATCAACTGGATTGATGTCATTTCAAAGTCTCGGTTAAAACCATATATATTCCGGCTATGAGTAACCCACTTCTAGCCCAAATAACCTTGAATTTGGTTACATGTAGTTTTTGGCTAAAAACTTGATATTCCATCATGTGAACAAAACCAACATTGTTTAAGatgtttggtttattttctttaacatgttttgtgtgttgccACGATTTAGATCTAATTCAGACCGGCAATTTGTAGCCCACGAACAGTCAAGAttcatttatgttcttgtgCCAGTTAGAGCAGATATTGATGATGTATCTTAACAAgttctatatttaaaaaatataagcaaGTCTGATATCAAATGTagtgtcatttcattttcatggtCGATACTGACTGCCAGTCGGTTACCGAATTAACTATAAAATTCTGCTATTCGTTTACAAAGCGCTTCATAATCTGACTCCTATGTACCTTTATGATTCATTGTCCATATATTATCCAGTAAGGTCTCTTAGATCACAGGATGAATTGCTTATGGACTCCACAATCTCGACTAAGATGCAGAGGAGACAGAGACTTTGCAGTAGTTGGCCTTTATGGAATATCTTGCCACTATCTGTCAGGACTGCCCCCACGTTAACCCAATTTAAATCAAGgctaaaaacacaaatgttttactgTGCTTTTGACTTCTTGTaatgtatatatgttttatatatttgtttaaatgtttttctcataTACTGTCTTTCTTTTAATATTCTTGTAAAGCACCTTGGCAAACTCCGTTTGAACTGTGAGGCGCTTTAGAAATAAAGTGAACTTGAACTTGGGCCACAAACGGTTTTCAATTGTTGACAAAAAAAGGACCagaccaaaaaagaaaacaattacatatttaaaaactaaattttgacCTTAAATAGAAAATTCTTGACTAGTTATCCAAATGATTAAAGCATCcaaacaaaaagcttttaaacaacttaatatttaaattagaaAATGTTGTACACCACTCTTTCATTTGTATTGTAGTGTATGATTATGAAATTAATGGAGAAATTGCAACATGCAACAAATGTAGAACACACAAAGTGTGCAGAACAAGTCTCGCCGCTATAAATTTAACATTGTTTCTTGGCCAAATACTTACCTTATCCCTGTATGTGTAAAGAATGATGATGAGATCTACAACCCGAATTCTGGGCTCATGTCAAAAGAGCTCATTTCAAATGGAATACCTGCTACAGGTCTCAAAAAAGTTGGCACCAGGGCAACAAATGGCTTAAAAAGCAGTTTTGTAAAGATTCAGCTGGGAGAACATCTAGTGACTAATTCAGTTAAATGATATCATTTCTGTAACATGATTAGCTATAAAAGGGATGTCTTAGAGAAGAAGAGTCTCTCAGAAGTAAAGATGGGCAGAGGCTCTCTAATCTATGACCGACTGCGTAAAAGATTGTGGAATACTTTAAAAACGATGTTTCTTAACGTCAAATTTCAAAGGCTTTGCAAATCTCATCATCTAGAGTGCATTACATCATCAAAAGATTCTGAGAAACTGGAGAAATCTCTGTGCGTAAGGGACTAGGCCGGAGACCTTTTTTGGATGCCCGTGGTCTTCGGGCCCTTAGACGACACTGCATCACTCATCGGCATGATTGTATCAATGACATCACTAAATGTGCCCAGGAATACTTCCAGAAAACACTGTTGGTAAACACAATCCGCCGTGTCATCAGCAGATACCAACTAACGCTCTATCATGCAAAAAGGAAGCCATATGTGAACATGGTCCAGAAGCGCCGTCGTGTCCTGTGGGCCAAGGCTCatttaaaactatttcaaaGTGGATTAGTGTTCTATGGTCAGACGAGTCTAAATTTGACATTCTTGTTGGAAATCACGGACGCCGTCTCCTCGGGCTAAAGAGGAGGGAGACCTTCCCGGGTGTTATCAGCGTTCAGTTCAAAAGCCAGCGTCTCTGATGGTATGGAGCGGTGTGGGCAGCTTGCATGTTTTGGAAGGCTCTGTGAATGCTGAAAGGTATATAAAGGTTTTAGAGCAACATATACTTCCCCTTTGTATCTGTTTCTGGATACCAGTTTAACTCTGAAatcaatataaatgtgtttcatgACCTATAGTGTCAAACACAGATCATGAAGAAGATTCAGTCTGGATCTGATGCTAGAAGTCATTTGTAACTTTAATGTTGATGTGGTCTTAATCCTCAATGAGATGCTTTGTAGGAATCATTCTACAAGAAGAAGCGTAATTGATCAGACAACTGTTTCTAATAATATGGACAAAAGCGGAAGATTTAAGATACGTGTGTAGTTCAGCTGAAGGGCTTTAGGTCATGACGAAGAGATTAAGAGATgagtttataatattattaagaagTGTCCTCCTTATATGCTTTCAGATATTCTCAAAGTAATTTTAGCTTAAGTGTAGTCATTTCCatcatattgaatctgtttatgttttatttagccACTGTTCTGAATATTCTTATAGGTTAATTCGGTTATTATGtatataaagtgtatttttttacaaatgtcaaatcttaaaaactttaagaaatgaaaactgtaacctttttttactttgaagaGTAGATTACAGATCAGCCAAAGCTCTTTTCCTCTAGAACTTGTAGAATAAATCAGATTGTGTCTTTTATGATACACTTCTGCCCCCTGCTGGACACACATAACTGCTAAAGAGAAGAACGATAACTTTATTCTGTGTgagtttgtttttcaatttcttaaatgaactcttcaaatgtatatttgatTTCTTTGAATATTTTCCATGTTGTGGTCAGATCCTTTTTAGATACcaaacatatattaaaataatttcgAGCTATCAAGCCACGTGAAATGTATTGATAGATGTTATAGGTTCTGTATCACATCTGaggattatttaaaatatttgtcttGCATTGTTTGCTGTTGAATTAACAGACTGAAATGGTTACATATAAAAAAGATCATTCAGCGGTGTTTTGCTGTGATGAAATCACGTGTTTTATGTTCACATGTCACTG
This region of Triplophysa dalaica isolate WHDGS20190420 chromosome 7, ASM1584641v1, whole genome shotgun sequence genomic DNA includes:
- the LOC130426096 gene encoding butyrophilin subfamily 1 member A1-like isoform X2, encoding MEFICVILLVFAGITDSRADYFDVVGPSSVMTVSGEDVILPCSIKPNISAVNMRVQWFRFDLKGSIVHRYEDHKDINTDQLQSYRGRTQVFKEELEKGNTSLKLSRVQISDEGLYKCYIQSESWSDDIAVKVAVEAVGSVPVITVDGFDGSGGLHLQCESKGWNPKPDLVWLNSEGVTLTSESPDTHRDDTDGFSVKHKITVYNTDTKYYCRVRMNHHMMEAEIIPSSKMFHSWRSSVILISVAVVLCVIAGILITVFVWKQRELQRKKQRENQRIQREKQRIQSEDQRIQNEREPLRRTVESVTSVLRKFAVNVTLDADSAHPRLIVSHEGKQVRYEDKSHEGVKNEDTEQNNKFDYRLCVVGNEGFSSGCFYYEVQVKGADRWYVGVTRESAERKRLIDLNPQYGYWIVCLRDNSYYAGFL
- the LOC130426096 gene encoding butyrophilin subfamily 1 member A1-like isoform X1, whose amino-acid sequence is MEFICVILLVFAGITDSRADYFDVVGPSSVMTVSGEDVILPCSIKPNISAVNMRVQWFRFDLKGSIVHRYEDHKDINTDQLQSYRGRTQVFKEELEKGNTSLKLSRVQISDEGLYKCYIQSESWSDDIAVKVAVEAVGSVPVITVDGFDGSGGLHLQCESKGWNPKPDLVWLNSEGVTLTSESPDTHRDDTDGFSVKHKITVYNTDTKYYCRVRMNHHMMEAEIIPSSKMFHSWRSSVILISVAVVLCVIAGILITVFVWKQRELQRKKQRENQRIQREKQRIQSEDQRIQNEREPLRRTVESVTSVLRKFAVNVTLDADSAHPRLIVSHEGKQVRYEDKSHEGVKNEDTEQNNKFDYRLCVVGNEGFSSGCFYYEVQVKGADRWYVGVTRESAERKRLIDLNPQYGYWIVCLRDNSYYAGENLFRLSLSVKPERIGVFVDYEKGRVSFYDVKSMCHIHSFTDQSFTEKLYPVLSLGYISYNSPGPLIICSDLS